From a region of the Candidatus Brocadia sp. genome:
- a CDS encoding cache domain-containing protein, translating to MIRILKNRVVMVILTFMLFGLLPLVLFRLMAFPKASAELKHGVKNNLKSFLNKQIDLLTLLQQEKESHARTISDAILSTLLIHGDEKFANLVNGKNVHEYLRLKTLLECIKADYGYKGIFICDSASIIQVATENEISMLGKNITKEMAFLNIQKTLEDGKTIFSNVIHFSYSAYSDDIKDEKGGDVPSVFLSYPIKDENRVVIGGVVLWMDISVLNQVMKNVVFGETGEAYLVNQEGIMITQSRFSELIKNTGDTCKTCHVVEDPDSQMITKGVKKCITGKTTGYDLKGYRDYGGLQVVGAWSWLKDFDMGLIVELDADEAFSALNNINSMTKSLMIAMLIPAFAMAILTYRKLSAGYMLKNLSLPQKTLLGVTIIFTVGFIIAILDGYELRRERGYLREQKFEIRNPFKTFGSFVAQRDEDFIKNKISEFKKELPIFKAEDTSYPEDKKKEVDESKANQSSEKSEKTWELK from the coding sequence ATGATTCGCATATTAAAAAATCGGGTGGTCATGGTCATTCTTACATTTATGCTTTTCGGGTTGCTTCCCTTAGTATTATTCAGACTTATGGCATTTCCAAAGGCGAGCGCGGAGTTAAAGCATGGGGTAAAAAATAATCTGAAGAGCTTCCTCAATAAACAAATAGACTTGTTAACTTTATTGCAGCAAGAAAAAGAATCGCATGCCAGGACTATTTCAGATGCAATTCTCAGCACCTTATTGATTCATGGAGATGAAAAGTTTGCAAACCTTGTAAATGGGAAAAATGTGCATGAGTATCTCCGGTTAAAAACACTGCTGGAATGCATAAAAGCTGATTACGGATATAAAGGGATATTTATTTGTGACAGCGCTAGTATCATTCAGGTTGCGACGGAAAATGAAATATCTATGCTTGGCAAGAATATTACAAAAGAGATGGCATTTCTCAATATTCAGAAAACCTTAGAGGATGGGAAAACAATTTTTTCGAATGTAATCCATTTCTCTTATAGCGCTTATAGTGACGATATCAAGGATGAAAAAGGCGGCGATGTACCTTCAGTGTTTCTGTCGTATCCAATTAAAGATGAAAACCGTGTTGTGATAGGCGGCGTGGTCCTATGGATGGACATTTCAGTGCTGAACCAGGTCATGAAAAACGTTGTATTTGGCGAGACGGGTGAAGCTTATCTGGTAAATCAAGAAGGGATCATGATCACTCAATCAAGGTTTTCAGAGCTTATCAAAAATACCGGCGATACTTGCAAAACGTGTCATGTTGTTGAAGACCCTGATAGTCAAATGATTACAAAAGGAGTAAAAAAATGCATCACGGGAAAAACAACCGGCTACGATCTGAAGGGTTACCGGGATTATGGCGGATTGCAAGTCGTAGGCGCATGGAGTTGGCTGAAAGATTTTGATATGGGGCTCATAGTTGAACTTGACGCCGATGAAGCCTTCAGCGCCTTAAATAATATTAACTCAATGACAAAATCACTTATGATAGCGATGCTCATTCCGGCATTTGCAATGGCGATATTGACTTACAGAAAATTAAGCGCGGGTTATATGCTTAAAAATTTATCTCTGCCTCAAAAGACATTACTGGGAGTAACAATCATCTTTACGGTTGGTTTTATTATAGCGATCCTGGATGGTTATGAATTAAGGAGAGAACGCGGGTATCTTCGGGAGCAAAAATTCGAGATACGCAACCCTTTCAAGACTTTTGGCTCCTTTGTAGCGCAGAGAGATGAAGATTTCATTAAAAACAAGATTTCTGAATTCAAAAAGGAACTTCCCATCTTCAAAGCTGAAGATACGAGTTACCCGGAGGACAAAAAGAAAGAGGTTGACGAAAGCAAGGCAAACCAATCATCTGAAAAATCAGAAAAGACCTGGGAATTAAAGTAG
- a CDS encoding cation:proton antiporter, which produces MRHLKTTKEKNLQEKLPDRDQQPTVVEKAASLNAAEKDAHQHVSPPDVSLMSVINEQSLTGEKKGTQTPTVDNAPLPIVTEEKAPSPPEIGKEKGLQKGLSADGDYHSIVTENKAPVDNQKKDIHSIPATPDSETLSVDEQQSPAAEKDTTQGYEENNKSDQPITGEKPPSSEMQEEKINQEKSLADDGHPPTTSFSETFPETKAESTPMTIATPNFHSEITAGEELEAKGTHTLNIENKSDTTIDGKETSLTPAEESSYTAKEKGPDVIMEGAKEPEKEISSSEPPSESRKETEDLKFTWEIWHTNPTLSIIIAVAITLIAAKIGGWLASMVKLPEVVGNLIAGIILGNFFFLTGSEFFVFLQTMPFLKVISYFGTLLLLLTAGLHTDIKALLRVGFSSFLVSLGGIIAPAGLGLLVCYFLLSDAAFSSKLLLAIIICNTSTGLLFAILSELKAMNTPEGRIITGATLLTEIIVILTFGIVSGIATKGEVSVMNVVITTGIAFSFLTIVLVIVTKYGERFGNFLTSKVAEGLKISIVIILSLMFAFISGSIGLHGVIGAFAAGLLLRNVKFKDSDEKEYSTVERIIRPYYMILVPILFVRVGAQVNLESILNKDAIFLGLAITGAAVFGKFFCSVCPTERGINRMLIGIGMAMKLEGTLILSGIGSDMGILDDTVFSSIIMVIVFTSVLCPSLLKMSLARQKKRLGKNFRVTVDENTKEVYLQFKNEVQR; this is translated from the coding sequence ATGAGACATTTGAAAACGACAAAGGAAAAAAATCTCCAGGAAAAATTACCTGATAGGGATCAGCAGCCAACTGTCGTGGAAAAAGCAGCATCTTTAAACGCCGCGGAAAAAGATGCGCATCAACATGTTTCTCCACCTGATGTTTCTCTCATGTCTGTTATTAATGAACAATCCCTCACTGGAGAAAAAAAGGGAACGCAAACACCCACGGTGGATAACGCGCCTCTTCCGATTGTTACTGAAGAAAAAGCTCCTTCCCCTCCTGAGATAGGCAAGGAAAAAGGTCTTCAGAAAGGACTTTCTGCAGATGGAGATTACCACTCAATAGTCACAGAAAACAAAGCTCCTGTTGACAATCAAAAAAAAGACATCCATTCAATACCAGCTACGCCGGATTCTGAAACCCTGTCTGTTGACGAACAACAGTCCCCTGCTGCTGAAAAAGATACAACTCAGGGGTACGAGGAAAACAACAAATCCGATCAGCCCATTACCGGGGAAAAACCCCCTTCCTCAGAAATGCAAGAGGAAAAAATTAATCAGGAGAAATCCCTGGCTGACGATGGTCACCCACCGACAACCTCTTTTTCAGAGACCTTTCCGGAAACTAAAGCAGAAAGTACGCCAATGACAATCGCCACACCAAATTTTCATAGTGAAATTACTGCAGGCGAGGAGCTGGAGGCAAAAGGCACGCACACACTTAATATTGAAAACAAATCCGACACGACTATAGACGGGAAAGAGACGTCTTTAACTCCCGCAGAAGAATCTTCCTACACGGCAAAGGAAAAGGGCCCGGACGTAATAATGGAAGGGGCAAAAGAGCCTGAGAAAGAAATATCCTCATCTGAGCCGCCATCTGAATCAAGAAAAGAGACAGAAGATTTAAAATTTACCTGGGAGATATGGCATACGAATCCGACTCTCAGCATTATCATCGCGGTTGCAATTACTCTTATTGCGGCCAAAATTGGAGGTTGGTTGGCTAGTATGGTAAAGCTTCCTGAGGTGGTTGGAAATTTAATCGCGGGGATAATACTGGGCAATTTTTTCTTTCTAACAGGATCTGAATTTTTTGTTTTTCTGCAGACAATGCCATTTTTGAAGGTGATATCCTACTTTGGGACATTGTTACTTCTTTTAACGGCTGGCCTTCACACAGACATCAAGGCATTATTACGGGTGGGCTTTTCATCATTTCTGGTAAGCCTCGGGGGCATAATAGCGCCTGCCGGGCTAGGCCTTTTAGTCTGCTATTTCCTTCTCTCGGATGCTGCATTTAGTTCGAAACTGCTTTTGGCTATTATTATCTGCAATACGAGCACGGGATTATTATTCGCAATTCTAAGCGAATTAAAGGCAATGAATACCCCTGAGGGCAGAATTATAACAGGCGCAACCCTTCTTACTGAAATTATTGTAATATTGACCTTTGGTATCGTAAGCGGAATTGCCACGAAGGGTGAAGTATCTGTAATGAATGTAGTAATTACTACGGGTATTGCATTTTCTTTTTTGACAATTGTTTTGGTAATTGTCACAAAATACGGGGAGAGATTCGGTAATTTCTTAACGAGCAAAGTGGCAGAGGGCTTAAAGATATCTATCGTAATAATTCTATCACTCATGTTTGCCTTTATTTCCGGATCAATCGGACTTCACGGCGTAATAGGGGCGTTTGCAGCGGGTTTGCTGCTCAGAAATGTAAAATTTAAAGATTCTGACGAAAAAGAATATAGCACCGTGGAACGTATTATTCGTCCGTATTATATGATTCTTGTGCCAATACTCTTCGTGCGGGTAGGCGCACAGGTGAATCTGGAAAGTATTTTGAATAAGGATGCGATATTCCTTGGTCTTGCAATAACGGGCGCTGCCGTTTTTGGAAAGTTCTTCTGCAGCGTTTGCCCAACTGAAAGAGGCATAAACCGCATGCTTATCGGCATTGGAATGGCAATGAAGCTGGAGGGAACCTTAATTTTATCTGGTATAGGCAGCGACATGGGCATACTGGACGACACCGTATTTTCCTCGATTATTATGGTTATTGTGTTTACATCCGTTCTATGCCCTTCTTTATTAAAGATGTCCCTGGCTCGACAAAAGAAGCGTCTTGGCAAGAATTTTCGCGTCACCGTTGATGAAAACACCAAGGAAGTTTATCTACAATTTAAAAACGAGGTTCAGAGATGA
- a CDS encoding formate/nitrite transporter family protein, with amino-acid sequence MLYTGNVDAIAAVSLKKATAMKHSLIGFLTLSVVAGFYIGFGVLLMVIAAAPVAAINPGIGKIVGGAVFPIALILVVIGGAELFTGYNLLLLKGSFRGTVSFGDSMLGWFWTYLGNLGGSMIFALLIYMSGVFAPDPWHAFLNKAATYKMNAPWWELFFRGIFCNWLVCLGIWSTFRCTSDSGKIIMCWWVLFCFVTTGMEHSVANMTFLTIANLLPHDPAVISWGKMFGWNLVPVTLGNIVGGSFFVTFLYWFATVTDERGAKKMGGIKGGSGSAELPRAGGTPEEIKDVKIKMK; translated from the coding sequence ATGTTATATACGGGAAATGTAGATGCAATTGCAGCGGTATCGTTAAAGAAAGCCACGGCAATGAAGCACAGCCTTATAGGCTTCTTGACGCTTTCCGTGGTAGCGGGTTTTTATATTGGATTTGGTGTCCTTCTCATGGTTATTGCGGCTGCGCCTGTTGCAGCGATAAATCCGGGGATTGGCAAAATAGTTGGCGGCGCTGTATTCCCTATCGCCTTGATTTTAGTAGTTATTGGTGGCGCCGAATTGTTTACCGGATATAACTTACTGCTATTAAAAGGGTCCTTTCGGGGCACCGTATCATTTGGCGATTCAATGTTGGGGTGGTTTTGGACGTACTTAGGCAACCTGGGCGGATCGATGATTTTTGCGCTTTTAATTTATATGTCCGGCGTGTTCGCTCCTGATCCATGGCATGCTTTTTTAAACAAGGCGGCTACCTATAAGATGAATGCGCCGTGGTGGGAATTGTTTTTCAGGGGCATCTTCTGTAACTGGCTCGTTTGCCTAGGTATATGGTCAACCTTCAGATGCACAAGCGATTCAGGCAAGATAATCATGTGCTGGTGGGTTTTGTTCTGTTTTGTTACTACGGGGATGGAGCACAGTGTGGCAAACATGACGTTTTTGACGATTGCAAATTTACTGCCGCACGACCCAGCGGTAATTTCATGGGGTAAGATGTTTGGGTGGAACCTTGTCCCTGTTACCCTCGGGAATATTGTGGGGGGGTCTTTCTTCGTCACCTTCCTGTACTGGTTTGCCACGGTTACGGATGAAAGAGGGGCAAAGAAAATGGGCGGCATAAAGGGTGGGTCAGGAAGCGCAGAGTTGCCGCGGGCAGGCGGGACTCCTGAAGAGATTAAGGACGTCAAGATAAAGATGAAGTAA